aATCTACATTAGGGCCTCCCAACCCTGACAGGGAACAGCTTTCTCTCAGTGTCTGATCCAAATATCTCCTTTTTTCATTCACAGATACCACAACAATATCCATGTCTAATAGCCTTGATGCTATTTaattttgtatatatttataccTGAAATATTAACATTTTACTGATGAAGTTGTGCTCATGTATTTCTCCTCAAAAGAAACTTTGGAAGAGAGTTTAAGTACAAAGAACTGCTTGAGGCTTTTGGAAATGGTGAATGGTTTtgggaaatacattttttgccTGTTCCTCCACTGTTTGAATGGAAAACAAATAATCCAATATGCCTGTCTGGGCTTTAgatgtattttttattgttgtttttgaAGGTAATTTATTAAGACCACTGGCTTTCCCAGGATTTGCAGGGGAATAAActaaataatttgatttttccctccccttctttttttaaaggcagcatttaattaattgatttttaaCTCTGACTTTCTGAGTGATttcatcctttattttttttttttttttttttttttagtggttcCTGTGTAAAGCCCAGAGGAGAATTAGTGTTTGCCTGGGGGGAAGGACAGGCTCCAGTGTTCTGGAAGCACTGAGCCTTATCTAGGGTACATGAAGTCCCTCTTCTCCTGGGCTTTAGACACATTGTCCTGCACAACTCCCATCAGCAGTGATGAATggctctgaaaataaaacacaaatccATTTGTTACAGACCCTATTTTTAATCTGTGCACAAGTATTTTATTCTCTGGCCAAGGAGCAggaatttctctctctctgctgctccctggtaGCCAAACAGGACCAGGGGCTGAGGGTTTGATGCTGAATTCTTGTGGAATTTGGCCTGTTAAGTAAATATTGACAAACTGTTCATATGTTCCATAGTGTTTCTGTGGAATTTTACAGGATATTTGTGTGGCCTCCATGGGGTCCTGGTGCCTCTAATTCTGTTACTTAATAGGGATTGGTTTGGGTGTGAAAAATCAGTTCTTAGCATGTGATAAACTTTCAGTGtaaagttttaatttatttatttaaaaacattcctTGCAGGGTTGTTCTGTCCTGCTCTTGGTAGGAACACAAATGACCAGAGAATATTTCTGTCCAACCTTTTCTGAAAATCCCCAGGAAGGGAGATCTGAGTCTGGGACAGCTTTCAGTAGGCCAAGGATTAATAGTGAATTAAATTCAGAGAATTCCAGGTTGGAAGAGGCCTCAAATATCATCTGCTCCAGTCTTTCTTGGCATAAATAACCTCGGGACAGATAATTTATTTGTAATATTCCTTTCTGCACCAGTACTGGGTTACTTTTCTTTACCCACATTTTGCTCTGTGCAGTTCCCAGATGACTCTCCCTTCTTCACTGGaatttttggtgggtttgggctATAACAGGGATGATGGCTCTTGTTTTCCAGAGGGGATGTGTTTGCCTGGCACAGGTGCATTCCCAGTCTCATAGAGTTGTGAAGGTGCCCCACCAACACCTACAATGTGAAACCTGTGGAGAATTCCTATTACTGTGCAGTAAGTCAGCTctgatatttgtatttttatgtttGGAAGACAGATTTGGGTTAATTTAAGGCGAGGGAGGGAACATGATTTACACTTGATCCTTTTGTTGTGGCTGCGttacacagaaaaattaatttatttcaggaaaCAAAAGCTTTGCTGCCTTTCCTGCTCACTGGATTAACATGAACTattaaagaatatttctttctctgttccaTGCAGGTGAATAGCAGGAGGCAAACCATGGACACCCAGTTGTTCTCCCCATTCCTGGGAGCAGTCCCCAgtccccccacacccccagagccctcccagctgtgcagggactGGCTGGGATGTGCTGAGGATTTTGGATCCCAAACAGCCTTCCAGGAGTGCCCAAAAACAAGGTATCAGCATCCCTGCTGGGGCCTCTGGGTCCCTTTTTGTGTTACAGAACAAATTCTGGATATTTTTTGAGGAGAGTTTCAGGCATCTCTGGAAACTCAGCatgttttctttgctctgtggtggttctgaaaaaaaagagtgtgtgggttttcttttttccatcctAGAGCCAAGTGATAGTGACAGAATATTGCCTTTTTTTGGAGGGAATTGGGTGATAGAGACTGACACAACAGCTTTTGATGTTGTGATTtttgaaaatgcctttttaatGAGCATTTCTAATACCTTACTGCATTTTTTGGATCATTTGCTTAATAAGAAAGACAAAATCTGAGGTGGGGAAAAAGTGGAGTCCACTGGCTCACAAGATGCTGAAAGGAAACAGTTATAAAGATAATGGATTGCAAAAAACCTTAattgttttgctggttttcagtGGAAGTGTCAGAGTGATGTGTGTTTTTGAATAAAAGATCACACAGCTCTGGTGTCAGCTGTGAGAGTTAATTTTAAGCAAGAAGTGGCAATTTGCTACTTAAAATATACAGTATTTTCTTAAAGCAGCCTTTAGATTATTGCAAGGtagctttaaaaaacaaaaaagttatGGAGTTAGAGTTAATCCATGTCTGCACCCATTCTGGGCCTGTGGATACTCAAAATTCCTTGAggtctctttaaaaaaaaaaaaaaaaaatagaaaaactttGCTATTTGACCAAGACACAGAAAAGATCTGCTTATCAAATATCAGTCCTGCATTCACAAAACATTTTCAAGAGTCTTTGCACTGCTGAGCATCCTAAATTAAATCCAGGTTTCTTGGAGAGAAAACTGAGCAGTCATGGGGTGAATCTGGGACTCAGTTAGAGGTGAAACTATGGTGAGGTCTGAGAAGGCAGCAGGGTGTGATTCTCACTGAGactaaaatgtgatttttatatGAATTTGTCCTGATTTTATGGTCTCTGTTCATCAGCAAAGTCAGTGAGCAATTATTTGGTAGCCAAGGGGGTTTGGGTAAGGTGGGACCAGGAAATCTCAGATCTTTAGGGACCCTGAAAGGATTCCAGGTGGGGAGAGAAGTTTATTGGAGCAAATAATGaggatggagggaaggagagcTTTGTAATTAACTTGTGAGGAAGAATCAGGAGTCATTCCAAACAACTCCACAGAAATCTAATCTTGTACCTGAAGTAAAAGGtgggtttatttaaaaattgttgGAAACCTTGGGTGTTTACCAGATATATTTAGTAAAATTTTGACCTGTCCAAAAGGGGATTAAAAAATGGTTCAAGTTAAGTATATATGGCttacatataatttttttttggagaTGAACATAATAGGTTTTGAATTATTTGGTAGTAGGAAAATTAGAGTGCTCCAGACTTTGAGAATATTGATCCTATTTATGCTCTAAACAAGGCAGTCAAGGTTTGAAGGAATGTCCatgaaacaggtttttttcttggaaagagaggaaaattttTGCTGCTTGGAAAGTCTCTGGtgaaacaagaaggaaaataattctaCTTCACTTGGGTTCTAGAATTCACAAATGCAGGAAGGGATTCCTGTGGAGGGATGCTGAGGATACATTAAATTCAGAACTAAAAAATGCTGCTAAAATAAAGGTTTGATCttctttttgtctgttttgtttaGGAGAAAACTTTAGGTTTTACTTATTTAAAACTTTTactttggtcttttttttttgggtttttttttcaggacaCCAATAAATCTTTCTTACTCTGGCAATGGCCCTGATGTGTTTGGGTTGGTGTCGAGCATTTTAGAGGAGCCAAACAAGCCAGAGCCAGTGACAGATTGGTGAGTTTGTTCTGAGGGTTCTTAAAATTTCTCTGCTGGTTTTTATGCCCATTGTCACCCAGATATGAtacacatttttaattatttcagagtTGAGTAATGACAGCCTTTTAAAATGTGGAAATGTCTTTACTTCATTTGTCAGTTAAAAAAACCAATACTGAActgttaaaaatgcaaatttctagAAGTTTTCCATCAGCTTTACAGcatttgaagaggaaaaaaaaatacaattaattttAAGCAGTAGGGAGTTGACAGAATACAGTGGAATCTGAGATATTGAATAAATCCAAATAAAGTCTGCATTTCTGAACGTGCAGAATAAACAGAGTGGGTGATGAGATTTCACAGAGCACTTGCTCAGCTGCAGTGGGAATATTCCTCCTGTTTTTGAGGAGAGCTGTGCATGGCTGGTCAATAATGTAACACATGAtgtgtgaattgttttaaagcAAGAAATGTTTCAATCTTGATGGGAGGTTGGTTTAACTCTGTTCCAGGAATTCTCTGTCAAGATTGTTCCCCCCTATGTGGGCACCTGATCTGGGCAGCAACGGGGAgttcccagggctgccagctcagcactggCTCCACACCAAGGATTTTCCCAacctgctgggctccagctgccaTCAGGAACCCCTGCAGGAGCCACCTGAGGTGGAGATGCTGCACAGAGGTTTGGGGGaccttcagctcctggagtcTTGGCTGTCTCCCCGTGCTCATCCCGGCAATGCCCCGAGGAACCCTGACCATTCCTCCTTGCAGAACAGCACCACAGCTCCCCAGGAAGGGGTTTCCTTCCCAAGTGGGGGCTGGAACCAGCATTTGTGCACTTATGACCAGGAGAGGTTCAATGGAGGTTATGAAAAATGTGGGTCCAGTTTTAGCCCTTTTTCTCCTCGGAACAGGATGAAAGAAAGCTCCAGTGCCCAGAAGGAGttttggaaaagaggaaaagctctGAAAAATTATGCTCATGGACAAACTAAATATTCCCCTGATCTTTCCAATCAGCCTGGTGATAACTCTTGGGATAAAATACCCCAGGACAGCCACCTGTTCTCTAAGAGATATGAGAACTTCCCAGCTGCTCACAAACTGCAGTCacctgtccatccatccctccatttTTTCAATCCACCCCctaaggaaaatacattttctggaGGAACAGGCAGAAAACCCCAGGAAAGCCATGTGCAAAATGGCCATTGTGGCTTTACTTTGGGGGAtgcttttaataataataataataatgagtGTAAAGTGAATATGGGCCCTAAGGAAAGCTCTCCTCAAGCAGCTGAATGTGATTTATCTGTGAAAAACGCTGTGCAAAATGGGAGTTACTCCTCATACCAGGGGTGTGCATGGCTGGATGGGAACAGTCTGGCAGTTGCTGCATCTGAAATTCCATATGGAAAACAAATGGCAACGAGCCCCCAGTCCTCATCAGGAGTTTCCACCATGTCTGGGGGCTCTCCCACCCACCAGCCTTTCACACAGCCCTCCTTCtactcccagctccttcccgcCCTCCCTCCCAGGAAAGATGGGAGGTTACAGACATCAAATGGAGTTTCCAGTCACTTGGGGGTTCCTCATTTCATCTCAGAGAGCCAGAAGCAGATGAGACCTGTTGGGAGGTCCCAGGAGAATGCCGGGGTGAGCAAGGACGGACGGCGCCGCAAATTCCCTGTTCAATTTCCACCTGACTGCCTCGTGCAGCAGAAGGCTGCAGGTGAAGACCCTGCCGAGAAATACCACAGGTTCCCAaaggggcagagccaggaaagTGGCAGTAAAGATGACAGAAGAGGTAGAAGGAATTGGATCCCTCATTTGGGATCTACGGCCCCAAACCGCCAGCCCTTCAACGCGTTTCCGAAGAAGCACGAGCAGAGCGGTGGCAGCTTGTCAGATGTCATCAATccttctctgcttccttccttcccattCATGTctgattttaaacaaaatccCAGCTTCCCTCCATTTAATCACCAACTGTTTCCATCAGCAAACACTTTCAATTTCCCTCCGCCGCCGTTCCCATTCTCGGACCTCGTTGATCTTTTTCACTACGAGGACTTCAACCCCTTGAGTCCCTTCATGGGTGAGCTGTTCCCTGGGGAAATCCCTGCCCCCTGCTTtgccttcccagccccatttaACAAGTTCAGACCTCCCAGGAGCCGCAGTGGCCCCGCTAACGAGCTCCACGTCCGCCTGGAGGAGTGTTACGAGCAGTGGAGAGCtttggagaaggagaggaagaaggtaAAACACAGCTGGTGATGATTCCTCATAAAGACTTGGCTGGTTTTAAGAGAGAAAGTTTTATGGTGTTTCTtctttgttggggttttttggtcttttttttttttattgttgtgttggggttttgtttctttttttgtttggtttttactGTCCATGATACAGTCACAGctttctcttctgtgtttttttttcttgttgtagTAAATCTCTGGCTGtggtaagaaagaaaaggaaataactAATCTGGGCACCCTCTGTGTGTCTCTAGAGAAAACCtacaatatttttctgttccCAAAGGGAATTTCAGTTTATGCTCTTCTCATTATGGTCACTTTCCTGCTTCAGACTCACTTCCAGAACTGTTGGCAGGGGAAGGATCTCACTGATAATGAGGGTATTGCACTTGGGAATGAAAACTCTCTGCTCCAAAGAAGCAGGAAGAGCTTTCCCAAGGGGAGTCAAATCCCTGAATTCCCTGCCAGGTCTCAGAACATAAATTGTCCATAATCCCTGGTTCTAATAATGCACGGGGTGCTGCTCCCACGTGTGAGAGGCCTCCTGGTCACTGGATAAAGTCTGAGCAGACTTGACCTGGAAAacccctttttctttccatcatcAGCTGTTGGGCCTTGCTAATGGACTTCTGGAATTGTGAATGGAGGTGCCTGTGTTGTTCTCTCATGGATACTTTTAAACAAGACTCCTCTGTGCCTGTCTGGCCTTCCAGGAATGCTCTGGAAGTGAGCAAGGGATAAGCCTTGCTCCAGTGTTGGTTTCCTGTTCTCAGGCAGGATTTGGGACAATTAAGTCCTTTGCAAAGACCGACTCATAGTTTTTGTctcctgctttttatttcatcatGAAAGGAGGGTTGTTTATCCTCATACTCATTAATCAAAGGGGCTTAATTGACCCCCTGCTCTGGTCCATTCCAGGTGTTCCAGTTTCATCCCAgtgagctgctctgggtttcTCAGGGTGTTTCATGGTTACAGAATAGAAACTGTTCTCAGTCCTCCAAGCCACAGCCTGGCTCCCATTCCTGCAGCCAAACCACATTCCTCAGGAGGGGATGACTGCAAGGAGAGAGAAACTCCCCCTGGGATTTGATTCTCTCTACCTTGTCTAATCACTCAGCCCTTTCAGCTCTCTGAAACCTGTTCCTTGCAGCTGCTTTGGGGTCACAGCTTACCTGTCTCCTTTCATAAACCCCACTTTTCAGGGATCTCACATTTAAAGCATTCCCACAAGTTAGGAATTGTCTGCAGTGTTAAATAGTGCACGTGTTTAGTTATTAGTTAATTGCTTATTAACTGTAATTCTTAATTACCTGGTGTCATTATATGAATTCACGACCTTTTCTccattcatatttttttttctggatgccTTTCAGGCTCCTCAGGTGATGAATACAGGTGGAGTCAGCTCTTGTAATCCATGTTAGATCAGGGCAGGGactaaataataattaaattataataagtaataatataataaataataagtAAATAATAATAAGTGAAAAGAGAAGGAC
This Haemorhous mexicanus isolate bHaeMex1 chromosome 1, bHaeMex1.pri, whole genome shotgun sequence DNA region includes the following protein-coding sequences:
- the LOC132323237 gene encoding uncharacterized protein LOC132323237, which gives rise to MDTQLFSPFLGAVPSPPTPPEPSQLCRDWLGCAEDFGSQTAFQECPKTRTPINLSYSGNGPDVFGLVSSILEEPNKPEPVTDWNSLSRLFPPMWAPDLGSNGEFPGLPAQHWLHTKDFPNLLGSSCHQEPLQEPPEVEMLHRGLGDLQLLESWLSPRAHPGNAPRNPDHSSLQNSTTAPQEGVSFPSGGWNQHLCTYDQERFNGGYEKCGSSFSPFSPRNRMKESSSAQKEFWKRGKALKNYAHGQTKYSPDLSNQPGDNSWDKIPQDSHLFSKRYENFPAAHKLQSPVHPSLHFFNPPPKENTFSGGTGRKPQESHVQNGHCGFTLGDAFNNNNNNECKVNMGPKESSPQAAECDLSVKNAVQNGSYSSYQGCAWLDGNSLAVAASEIPYGKQMATSPQSSSGVSTMSGGSPTHQPFTQPSFYSQLLPALPPRKDGRLQTSNGVSSHLGVPHFISESQKQMRPVGRSQENAGVSKDGRRRKFPVQFPPDCLVQQKAAGEDPAEKYHRFPKGQSQESGSKDDRRGRRNWIPHLGSTAPNRQPFNAFPKKHEQSGGSLSDVINPSLLPSFPFMSDFKQNPSFPPFNHQLFPSANTFNFPPPPFPFSDLVDLFHYEDFNPLSPFMGELFPGEIPAPCFAFPAPFNKFRPPRSRSGPANELHVRLEECYEQWRALEKERKKAEADLARHFPGQPIPSPSPVPRLPVNPSRVDRLLADQARQRARVLALIGRMERLCGAPLHRNISRTLELHLEAIQVTQARRKDEIGNAANPQSHGGPRYSNEKDVLALAAALRALAGATRRARTALWCALQLTLPKSPPAGPENQQLLLQELRSSSTSSQEKSSLEQESRGSEKSEEARKILE